Proteins encoded together in one Musa acuminata AAA Group cultivar baxijiao chromosome BXJ3-6, Cavendish_Baxijiao_AAA, whole genome shotgun sequence window:
- the LOC103990135 gene encoding protein MLN51 homolog isoform X1 → MAAKEEDVEYESDLEDAPLPTMRRREASDDEEGEGSDERGKPARDGLRAEVGSEGESDGEGGAEVYDDEEEYYYDEEEDELGDGVEERLGGREEEALEVGGNHVAVGTSGKPRESRKSPEPQGDEQKSDGNLEENQEDKNQVEEEEKKENEPYAVPTAGSFYMHDDRFQENGRGRHRRMFGGRKLWDPKDERAWVHDRFEEMNLQDIRNNEERRGSRRRFRGRGRSKSQGAEGGYVRGNRYHTSHDEGNNQGHAPRTVRGRGPRRYEPIPKNKGDFPAAQSKRSLINQQESPSIHNMGRQSSRAASVKSEFPRKNTFASSLNSASPPFYPSGSSNQDITLNQKRDVQTGSINKAVAYSTQMRNDSNISQSNSLMQGKIATDMVGHDRFYTDPSLLPAAGKTSANPKEFTHSASSRVQGRGLSSAGPLNSHSGSLMAAQIKPTVRPVQVPTQPAIRSSTQQVVEPLSNGRQASPPQPPSVNSSEVGEADSSPGSSKSKISLAEKGRISNQGIGKGSFLYGGAQVIGATGAMGLAHTEQNFPGTPALLPVMQLGNQHPGGIGVPAMGMALPGYVAQPQLGFGNSEMTWVPVLAGAAGALGASYCPPYVALDGNYYARPSGQTSSRESSTNKPGSSLKLSQRPEIVNEELGERQNKPRSRYSEMNFGQ, encoded by the exons ATGGCTGCCAAGGAGGAGGACGTGGAGTACGAGAGCGATCTCGAGGACGCGCCGCTTCCCACGATGCGACGCAGGGAGGCGAGCGATGACGAGGAAGGGGAGGGATCCGACGAGCGAGGGAAGCCCGCGAGGGATGGTCTTAGGGCCGAGGTTGGATCCGAGGGCGAATCTGATGGTGAAGGAGGCGCGGAGGTGTATGATGATGAAGAGGAGTACTACtacgacgaggaggaggatgaaCTGGGGGACGGAGTGGAGGAGCGActgggaggaagagaagaagaagcgtTGGAAGTTGGAGGGAACCATGTTGCTGTGGGAACGAGCGGAAAGCCCAGGGAGTCGAGGAAGTCACCTGAGCCCCAAGGAGATGAACAGAAGTCTGATGGGAATCTAGAGGAAAATCAAGAAGACAAGAATCaggtggaagaggaagagaaaaaagagaacgAGCCGTACGCTGTGCCGACCGCCGGATCTTTCTACATGCATGATGATCGGTTCCAAGAAAATGGCAGGGGACGCCACAG GCGTATGTTTGGTGGACGCAAGTTGTGGGATCCTAAAGATGAACGTGCCTGGGTGCATGATAGATTTGAAGAAATGAATCTGCAGGACATACGTAACAATGAG GAAAGGCGAGGGTCTAGACGTCGTTTTAGGGGTCGTGGTCGTAGCAAAAGTCAGGGTGCTGAAGGTGGTTATGTTAGAGGAAATAGATATCACACATCTCATGATGAGGGAAACAACCAAGGTCATGCTCCAAGGACTGTTAGAGGGAGAGGGCCGAGGCGCTATGAACCTATTCCAAAAAACAAAGGAGATTTTCCTGCAGCTCAAAGCAAACG GTCACTTATAAACCAGCAAGAATCACCATCAATTCATAATATGGGGAGACAGTCTTCTCGGGCTGCAAGTGTGAAATCAGAATTTCCACGGAAGAATACTTTTGCTTCGAGCCTCAATTCTGCTTCACCCCCTTTTTACCCCTCTGGGTCTTCGAATCAAGACATAACGTTGAACCAGAAAAGGGACGTACAAACTGGAAGTATCAATAAGGCCGTTGCTTACTCAACACAGATGAGAAATGATTCTAACATATCTCAGTCTAACTCATTGATGCAAGGAAAGATAGCCACTGATATGGTTGGCCATGATAGATTTTATACAGATCCTTCCCTGCTGCCGGCTGCTGGGAAAACTTCAGCTAACCCAAAAGAATTTACTCATTCTGCTAGTTCTAGGGTTCAAGGGAGGGGCTTAAGTAGTGCTGGACCACTAAATAGCCATTCAGGGTCACTCATGGCTGCTCAAATTAAGCCCACTGTAAGACCAGTTCAAGTTCCAACTCAACCTGCAATTCGAAGTTCTACTCAGCAAGTGGTCGAGCCCCTTAGCAATGGAAGGCAAGCATCGCCTCCTCAGCCTCCATCTGTGAATTCATCTGAAGTTGGAGAGGCTGATTCATCTCCAGGTTCAAgcaaatcaaaaatttcactggCTGAAAAAGGAAGGATTAGCAACCAAGGAATTGGAAAGGGCTCTTTTCTGTATGGTGGAGCTCAGGTAATTGGAGCTACCGGAGCTATGGGCCTTGCACATACTGAACAAAACTTTCCTGGTACTCCAGCACTGTTGCCAG TTATGCAACTTGGGAACCAGCATCCTGGTGGTATTGGGGTTCCTGCTATGGGCATGGCTCTTCCAGGATACGTAGCTCAACCACAACTTGGTTTTGGCAATTCTGAAATGACTTG GGTGCCAGTGTTAGCAGGTGCTGCTGGGGCTTTAGGGGCATCTTATTGCCCACCATACGTAGCTCTTGATGGCAATTACTATGCCCGTCCTTCAGGACAGACATCTTCTAG GGAATCGAGTACAAACAAACCTGGTAGTTCCTTGAAACTCTCACAGAGACCTG AGATTGTGAATGAGGAACTCGGAGAACGCCAGAACAAGCCTCGTAG CAGATACTCGGAGATGAACTTTGGCCAGTGA
- the LOC103990135 gene encoding protein MLN51 homolog isoform X2: MAAKEEDVEYESDLEDAPLPTMRRREASDDEEGEGSDERGKPARDGLRAEVGSEGESDGEGGAEVYDDEEEYYYDEEEDELGDGVEERLGGREEEALEVGGNHVAVGTSGKPRESRKSPEPQGDEQKSDGNLEENQEDKNQVEEEEKKENEPYAVPTAGSFYMHDDRFQENGRGRHRRMFGGRKLWDPKDERAWVHDRFEEMNLQDIRNNEERRGSRRRFRGRGRSKSQGAEGGYVRGNRYHTSHDEGNNQGHAPRTVRGRGPRRYEPIPKNKGDFPAAQSKRSLINQQESPSIHNMGRQSSRAASVKSEFPRKNTFASSLNSASPPFYPSGSSNQDITLNQKRDVQTGSINKAVAYSTQMRNDSNISQSNSLMQGKIATDMVGHDRFYTDPSLLPAAGKTSANPKEFTHSASSRVQGRGLSSAGPLNSHSGSLMAAQIKPTVRPVQVPTQPAIRSSTQQVVEPLSNGRQASPPQPPSVNSSEVGEADSSPGSSKSKISLAEKGRISNQGIGKGSFLYGGAQVIGATGAMGLAHTEQNFPGTPALLPVMQLGNQHPGGIGVPAMGMALPGYVAQPQLGFGNSEMTWVPVLAGAAGALGASYCPPYVALDGNYYARPSGQTSSRESSTNKPGSSLKLSQRPEIVNEELGERQNKPRRYSEMNFGQ; the protein is encoded by the exons ATGGCTGCCAAGGAGGAGGACGTGGAGTACGAGAGCGATCTCGAGGACGCGCCGCTTCCCACGATGCGACGCAGGGAGGCGAGCGATGACGAGGAAGGGGAGGGATCCGACGAGCGAGGGAAGCCCGCGAGGGATGGTCTTAGGGCCGAGGTTGGATCCGAGGGCGAATCTGATGGTGAAGGAGGCGCGGAGGTGTATGATGATGAAGAGGAGTACTACtacgacgaggaggaggatgaaCTGGGGGACGGAGTGGAGGAGCGActgggaggaagagaagaagaagcgtTGGAAGTTGGAGGGAACCATGTTGCTGTGGGAACGAGCGGAAAGCCCAGGGAGTCGAGGAAGTCACCTGAGCCCCAAGGAGATGAACAGAAGTCTGATGGGAATCTAGAGGAAAATCAAGAAGACAAGAATCaggtggaagaggaagagaaaaaagagaacgAGCCGTACGCTGTGCCGACCGCCGGATCTTTCTACATGCATGATGATCGGTTCCAAGAAAATGGCAGGGGACGCCACAG GCGTATGTTTGGTGGACGCAAGTTGTGGGATCCTAAAGATGAACGTGCCTGGGTGCATGATAGATTTGAAGAAATGAATCTGCAGGACATACGTAACAATGAG GAAAGGCGAGGGTCTAGACGTCGTTTTAGGGGTCGTGGTCGTAGCAAAAGTCAGGGTGCTGAAGGTGGTTATGTTAGAGGAAATAGATATCACACATCTCATGATGAGGGAAACAACCAAGGTCATGCTCCAAGGACTGTTAGAGGGAGAGGGCCGAGGCGCTATGAACCTATTCCAAAAAACAAAGGAGATTTTCCTGCAGCTCAAAGCAAACG GTCACTTATAAACCAGCAAGAATCACCATCAATTCATAATATGGGGAGACAGTCTTCTCGGGCTGCAAGTGTGAAATCAGAATTTCCACGGAAGAATACTTTTGCTTCGAGCCTCAATTCTGCTTCACCCCCTTTTTACCCCTCTGGGTCTTCGAATCAAGACATAACGTTGAACCAGAAAAGGGACGTACAAACTGGAAGTATCAATAAGGCCGTTGCTTACTCAACACAGATGAGAAATGATTCTAACATATCTCAGTCTAACTCATTGATGCAAGGAAAGATAGCCACTGATATGGTTGGCCATGATAGATTTTATACAGATCCTTCCCTGCTGCCGGCTGCTGGGAAAACTTCAGCTAACCCAAAAGAATTTACTCATTCTGCTAGTTCTAGGGTTCAAGGGAGGGGCTTAAGTAGTGCTGGACCACTAAATAGCCATTCAGGGTCACTCATGGCTGCTCAAATTAAGCCCACTGTAAGACCAGTTCAAGTTCCAACTCAACCTGCAATTCGAAGTTCTACTCAGCAAGTGGTCGAGCCCCTTAGCAATGGAAGGCAAGCATCGCCTCCTCAGCCTCCATCTGTGAATTCATCTGAAGTTGGAGAGGCTGATTCATCTCCAGGTTCAAgcaaatcaaaaatttcactggCTGAAAAAGGAAGGATTAGCAACCAAGGAATTGGAAAGGGCTCTTTTCTGTATGGTGGAGCTCAGGTAATTGGAGCTACCGGAGCTATGGGCCTTGCACATACTGAACAAAACTTTCCTGGTACTCCAGCACTGTTGCCAG TTATGCAACTTGGGAACCAGCATCCTGGTGGTATTGGGGTTCCTGCTATGGGCATGGCTCTTCCAGGATACGTAGCTCAACCACAACTTGGTTTTGGCAATTCTGAAATGACTTG GGTGCCAGTGTTAGCAGGTGCTGCTGGGGCTTTAGGGGCATCTTATTGCCCACCATACGTAGCTCTTGATGGCAATTACTATGCCCGTCCTTCAGGACAGACATCTTCTAG GGAATCGAGTACAAACAAACCTGGTAGTTCCTTGAAACTCTCACAGAGACCTG AGATTGTGAATGAGGAACTCGGAGAACGCCAGAACAAGCCTCGTAG ATACTCGGAGATGAACTTTGGCCAGTGA